From the genome of Chloroflexota bacterium, one region includes:
- a CDS encoding DUF4386 domain-containing protein has product MNSNMSYRRTEILVASLWIITAIGAIGGAILINPIINAPDYLTTVFPKSAIITSGMLGWMINDIGIVFIGLLMFPILKKQSESMALGYLSMRIFESILMIVGVFFAMLLIPLSQEFIKSGAMNVASFQAIGSVLKQAENWFLNLLQLIFLGLGGVILTSLLYQTKLVPRFISVFGFIGYALLLPAAIIGLFGILDPTPGGPGSILAVPVAIWEIIIMPIWLFAKGFNTTVISTK; this is encoded by the coding sequence ATGAATTCTAATATGTCCTATCGTAGAACGGAAATATTGGTGGCTTCTCTGTGGATTATCACAGCCATTGGCGCAATAGGCGGCGCCATCCTTATCAACCCCATTATAAATGCGCCAGATTATCTGACAACGGTTTTTCCTAAAAGCGCAATCATAACAAGCGGAATGCTCGGTTGGATGATTAATGATATTGGTATTGTATTTATCGGACTGCTGATGTTTCCGATTTTAAAGAAGCAAAGTGAAAGCATGGCTCTTGGATATTTGAGCATGAGAATATTTGAGTCCATATTAATGATTGTTGGAGTATTCTTTGCCATGTTACTCATACCGTTAAGCCAAGAGTTCATCAAGTCAGGCGCAATGAATGTTGCATCGTTTCAAGCAATAGGCTCGGTACTAAAACAGGCAGAAAATTGGTTCCTGAACCTCTTGCAATTAATTTTCCTCGGTTTGGGCGGTGTTATTCTTACATCACTGTTGTATCAAACAAAACTCGTTCCGCGATTTATTTCCGTATTCGGCTTTATTGGATATGCCCTGTTGTTGCCCGCCGCCATAATTGGTTTATTTGGTATTCTTGATCCCACACCTGGCGGTCCAGGATCAATATTGGCTGTTCCTGTTGCAATTTGGGAAATAATTATTATGCCAATTTGGTTGTTTGCCAAAGGCTTCAATACAACGGTTATTTCAACCAAATAA